Proteins from a single region of Pseudomonas sp. BSw22131:
- the gbcB gene encoding glycine-betaine demethylase subunit GbcB produces MSQSFLSPVNTQTWANGRHLVRVVKVIQETWDVRTFCFMADQPILFFFKPGQFVTLELEIEGVPIMRSYTISSAPSVPYSFSVTIKRVPGGKVSNWLHDTLHEGQELAVHGPVGLFNAIDFPNPKILYLSGGVGITPVMSMARWFYDTNANVDMVFVHSARSPKDIIYHRELEQMASRINNFSLHIVCEKHGLGEPWAGYRGYLNQKMLELMAPDFMDREVFCCGPTPYMNAVKRLLEVNGFNMEQYHEESFGATPPEARADAVEHAEQAADAPEIDVADLHQVEFTDTGKSIRVAPGETVHAAAAKLGLMIPKACGMGICGTCKVMKLSGEVEMEHNGGITDDDVEEGYILSCCSVPKGDVRIEY; encoded by the coding sequence ATGTCCCAGAGTTTCCTCAGCCCGGTCAACACCCAGACCTGGGCCAATGGCCGCCACCTCGTGCGGGTCGTCAAGGTGATCCAGGAAACCTGGGACGTACGCACGTTTTGCTTCATGGCCGATCAGCCGATTCTGTTCTTTTTCAAGCCCGGGCAGTTCGTGACCCTGGAGCTGGAAATCGAGGGCGTGCCGATCATGCGCTCCTACACCATCTCCAGCGCACCGTCGGTGCCTTACAGCTTCTCGGTCACGATCAAGCGGGTACCGGGCGGCAAGGTCTCCAACTGGCTGCACGACACATTGCATGAAGGGCAGGAGCTGGCCGTGCACGGCCCGGTGGGGCTGTTCAACGCTATCGACTTTCCCAATCCCAAGATTCTCTACCTCAGCGGCGGGGTCGGCATCACGCCGGTCATGTCCATGGCGCGCTGGTTCTACGACACCAACGCCAATGTCGACATGGTTTTCGTGCACAGCGCCCGCTCGCCCAAAGACATCATTTATCACCGCGAACTGGAGCAGATGGCGTCGCGGATCAACAACTTCAGCCTGCACATCGTCTGTGAGAAGCACGGCCTGGGCGAACCGTGGGCTGGTTATCGCGGCTACCTGAATCAAAAAATGCTTGAACTGATGGCCCCGGATTTCATGGACCGTGAAGTCTTCTGCTGCGGCCCGACGCCGTACATGAATGCGGTCAAGCGTCTGCTGGAAGTCAACGGCTTCAACATGGAGCAGTACCACGAGGAATCCTTCGGTGCGACGCCGCCCGAAGCGCGCGCCGATGCGGTCGAGCACGCCGAGCAGGCCGCCGACGCGCCAGAAATCGATGTCGCTGATTTGCACCAGGTGGAATTCACCGACACTGGCAAGAGCATTCGCGTGGCGCCAGGCGAAACCGTGCACGCCGCAGCCGCCAAGCTCGGCCTGATGATCCCCAAGGCCTGTGGCATGGGGATCTGTGGCACATGCAAGGTGATGAAGCTGAGTGGGGAGGTGGAGATGGAGCACAACGGCGGCATCACCGATGACGATGTAGAAGAGGGTTACATCCTGTCTTGCTGCAGCGTGCCAAAGGGCGACGTGCGCATCGAGTATTGA